From one Streptococcus oralis genomic stretch:
- a CDS encoding PTS sugar transporter subunit IIA, which translates to MNLKQALIENNSIRLGLEAADWKEAVKLAVEPLIESGAILPEYYDAIIESTEEYGPYYILMPGMAMPHARPEAGVQRDAFSLITLQKSVVFSDGKEVSVLLALAATSSKIHTSVAIPQIIALFELEDSIARLQGCQSKEEVLDMIEESKNSPYLEGLDLES; encoded by the coding sequence ATGAATTTAAAACAGGCTTTGATTGAAAATAATTCAATTCGATTGGGACTTGAGGCGGCTGATTGGAAAGAAGCAGTTAAGTTAGCGGTGGAACCCTTGATTGAAAGTGGCGCAATTTTACCAGAGTACTATGATGCGATTATTGAGTCAACAGAAGAATATGGTCCCTACTATATTTTAATGCCAGGGATGGCTATGCCCCATGCTAGGCCAGAGGCAGGTGTTCAGCGGGATGCTTTTTCACTGATTACCTTGCAAAAATCAGTTGTTTTTTCAGATGGAAAAGAAGTATCCGTCTTACTAGCTTTGGCTGCGACAAGCTCAAAGATTCATACAAGTGTAGCGATTCCACAAATTATTGCCTTGTTTGAGTTGGAAGATTCCATTGCCCGCTTACAAGGATGCCAGAGCAAAGAAGAAGTTTTGGATATGATTGAAGAATCAAAAAATAGTCCATACCTCGAAGGCTTGGACTTGGAAAGCTAA
- a CDS encoding L-ribulose-5-phosphate 4-epimerase, with protein sequence MNQVINDMRKRVCEANQSLPKHGLVKFTWGNVSEVNRELGVIVIKPSGVDYDKLTPENMVVTDLDGKVLEGDLRPSSDLPTHVELYKAWPTIGSVVHTHSTEAVGWAQAGRDIPFYGTTHADYFYGPIPCARSLTQDEVEVAYEKDTGLVILEEFERRGLNPVEVPGIVVRNHGPFTWGKNPENAVYHSVVLEEVSKMNRFTEQINPRVEPAPQHILEKHYQRKHGPNAYYGQK encoded by the coding sequence ATGAATCAAGTAATCAATGATATGAGAAAGCGTGTCTGCGAAGCTAATCAATCTCTTCCTAAACACGGCTTGGTTAAATTCACATGGGGCAATGTCTCAGAAGTGAATCGTGAGCTAGGCGTGATTGTTATCAAGCCATCGGGAGTAGATTATGATAAATTGACTCCTGAAAACATGGTGGTGACAGATTTGGATGGGAAGGTACTTGAAGGTGATTTGAGACCATCTTCCGACCTACCAACTCACGTGGAATTATATAAAGCTTGGCCTACCATTGGTAGTGTGGTTCATACTCACTCGACAGAAGCAGTGGGTTGGGCACAGGCGGGACGTGATATTCCATTTTATGGGACCACACATGCCGACTATTTTTATGGACCAATTCCTTGTGCTCGTAGCTTGACTCAGGATGAAGTTGAAGTAGCGTATGAAAAGGATACAGGTTTGGTCATTCTGGAAGAATTTGAACGTCGCGGTCTCAATCCGGTTGAAGTACCAGGGATTGTCGTTCGCAACCACGGTCCATTCACATGGGGCAAGAACCCTGAAAATGCAGTTTACCATTCAGTGGTTCTCGAAGAAGTTTCCAAGATGAACCGTTTCACAGAGCAAATCAATCCAAGAGTTGAACCTGCACCACAGCACATATTGGAAAAACATTACCAAAGAAAGCATGGACCAAATGCCTACTATGGTCAAAAATAA
- a CDS encoding L-ribulose-5-phosphate 3-epimerase, translating into MARPIGIYEKATPKHFTWLERLNFAKELSFDFVEMSIDERDERLARLDWSKEERLEIVKAIYETGIRIPSICFSGHRRYPMGSNDPVLEEKSLELMKKCIELAQDLGVRTIQLAGYDVYYEEKSPQTRERFIKNLRQACVWAEEAQVILAIEIMDDPFINSIEKYLAVEKEIDSPYLFVYPDIGNVSAWHNDVYSEFYIGHHALAALHLKDTYPVTETSKGQFRDVPFGTGCVNWEAAFDILKKTNYNGPFLIEMWSENCETVEETKVAIKEAQDFLYPLIKKAGLM; encoded by the coding sequence ATGGCACGTCCAATTGGAATCTATGAAAAAGCTACACCCAAGCATTTTACTTGGTTGGAACGCTTGAATTTTGCAAAAGAATTGAGCTTCGACTTTGTTGAAATGTCGATTGACGAGCGTGATGAACGTTTGGCTCGTCTTGATTGGAGCAAGGAAGAACGATTGGAAATCGTGAAAGCCATCTATGAAACAGGAATCCGAATTCCGTCCATCTGTTTTTCAGGTCATCGTCGCTATCCAATGGGTTCAAACGATCCAGTTCTAGAAGAAAAATCGCTGGAACTGATGAAAAAATGTATCGAACTAGCTCAGGATTTGGGAGTTCGTACGATTCAGTTAGCTGGTTATGACGTTTATTATGAGGAAAAGTCCCCTCAAACACGTGAACGTTTCATCAAAAACCTCAGACAAGCTTGTGTCTGGGCGGAGGAAGCTCAGGTCATCTTAGCTATTGAAATTATGGATGATCCTTTTATTAATAGCATTGAAAAGTACTTGGCTGTTGAAAAAGAGATTGATTCACCTTATCTTTTTGTTTATCCAGATATTGGTAATGTCTCAGCTTGGCATAATGACGTTTACAGTGAATTTTATATCGGGCACCATGCCCTTGCAGCCCTCCACCTCAAGGATACCTATCCCGTGACCGAAACTTCAAAAGGACAATTCCGAGATGTTCCTTTTGGAACTGGCTGCGTCAACTGGGAAGCAGCTTTTGATATTTTGAAAAAGACCAACTATAATGGTCCTTTCCTAATCGAGATGTGGTCTGAAAACTGTGAAACAGTAGAAGAAACCAAAGTGGCTATCAAAGAAGCACAAGATTTCCTCTACCCATTAATAAAGAAAGCGGGTTTGATGTAA
- a CDS encoding PTS ascorbate transporter subunit IIC: MEVISSVLNWFSSNILQNPAFFVGLLVLIGYALLKKPAHEVFSGFVKATVGYMLLNVGAGGLVTTFRPILAALNFKFQIGAAVIDPYFGLAAANNKIAAEFPDFVGTATTALLIGFGVNILLVAFRKLTKVRTLFITGHIMVQQAATVSLMVLFLVPQLRNAYGTAAIGIICGLYWAISSNMTVEATQRLTGGGGFAIGHQQQFAIWFVDKIAGRFGKKEESLDNIKLPKFLSIFHDTVVASATLMLVFFGAILLILGPEIMSNKEVITSGTLFNPAKQDFFMYIIQTAFTFSVYLFILMQGVRMFVSELTNAFQGISSKLLPGSFPAVDVAASYGFGSPNAVLSGFAFGLIGQLITIVLLIVFKNPILIITGFVPVFFDNAAIAVYADKRGGWKAAVILSFISGVLQVALGALCVALLDLAAYGGYHGNIDFEFPWLGFGYIFKYLGIIGYVLVCLFLLVIPQIQFAKAKDKEKYYNGEVQEEA; the protein is encoded by the coding sequence ATGGAAGTCATTTCAAGTGTTCTAAATTGGTTTTCTAGCAATATTTTGCAGAATCCCGCATTTTTCGTGGGTCTCTTGGTACTAATTGGGTATGCGCTTTTGAAAAAGCCAGCTCATGAAGTCTTTTCAGGATTTGTAAAAGCGACAGTTGGTTATATGTTGCTGAACGTTGGTGCGGGAGGCTTGGTTACCACTTTCCGTCCGATCTTGGCAGCGCTCAACTTTAAATTTCAAATTGGTGCGGCAGTTATCGACCCTTACTTTGGACTAGCAGCCGCAAATAACAAAATTGCAGCTGAGTTTCCTGATTTTGTCGGAACTGCAACAACAGCCCTTTTGATCGGTTTCGGGGTCAATATTCTGCTAGTGGCTTTCCGTAAACTCACCAAAGTGAGAACTCTCTTTATCACAGGGCATATCATGGTGCAACAAGCAGCAACTGTTTCTCTTATGGTTCTCTTCTTGGTTCCACAATTGCGCAATGCTTACGGTACAGCGGCTATCGGAATTATCTGTGGACTTTACTGGGCAATTAGCTCAAACATGACTGTTGAAGCAACTCAACGTTTGACTGGTGGGGGTGGCTTTGCGATTGGTCACCAACAACAATTTGCTATTTGGTTTGTAGATAAAATCGCAGGACGTTTTGGTAAGAAGGAAGAAAGTCTAGACAATATTAAATTGCCTAAATTCCTCTCTATCTTTCATGATACAGTAGTTGCCTCTGCGACCTTGATGCTGGTCTTCTTTGGTGCTATTCTCTTGATCTTGGGACCAGAAATCATGTCAAATAAAGAAGTAATCACTTCAGGAACCTTGTTCAATCCTGCTAAGCAAGACTTCTTCATGTATATTATCCAAACAGCCTTCACCTTCTCAGTTTACTTGTTTATCTTGATGCAAGGTGTCCGCATGTTCGTATCTGAGTTGACAAATGCCTTCCAAGGTATCTCAAGTAAGCTTTTGCCAGGTTCATTCCCAGCGGTGGACGTTGCAGCTTCTTATGGATTTGGCTCTCCAAACGCTGTTTTGTCAGGTTTTGCCTTTGGTTTGATTGGTCAATTGATTACAATCGTTCTACTCATCGTCTTCAAAAATCCTATCCTTATCATCACAGGATTTGTACCGGTATTCTTTGATAATGCAGCTATCGCCGTTTACGCTGATAAACGTGGTGGTTGGAAAGCGGCAGTTATCTTGTCCTTTATCTCAGGTGTACTTCAAGTTGCCCTTGGTGCTCTTTGCGTAGCCCTTCTCGACTTGGCGGCTTATGGTGGTTACCATGGAAATATCGACTTTGAATTCCCATGGCTTGGATTTGGCTACATCTTCAAATACCTTGGTATTATTGGTTATGTGCTTGTTTGCCTCTTCTTGCTTGTCATTCCTCAAATTCAATTTGCCAAAGCTAAAGATAAAGAAAAATACTATAACGGCGAAGTACAAGAAGAAGCTTAG
- a CDS encoding 3-keto-L-gulonate-6-phosphate decarboxylase UlaD, whose product MTKRIPNLQVALDHSDLQGAIKAAVAVGHEVDIIEAGTVCLLQVGSELVEVLRSLFPDKIIVADTKCADAGGTVAKNNAVRGADWMTCICCATIPTMEAALKAITAERGDRGEIQIELYGDWTFEQAQLWLDAGISQAIYHQSRDALLAGETWGEKDLNKVKKLIDMGFRVSVTGGLDVDTLKLFEGVDVFTFIAGRGITEAADPAGAARAFKDEIKRIWG is encoded by the coding sequence ATGACAAAAAGAATACCAAATTTACAAGTTGCACTAGACCATTCAGATTTGCAAGGCGCCATTAAGGCTGCTGTAGCTGTTGGTCATGAAGTGGATATCATCGAAGCTGGTACTGTTTGCCTACTTCAAGTAGGGAGCGAATTAGTAGAAGTCTTGCGTAGCCTTTTCCCAGATAAGATCATCGTTGCAGACACCAAGTGTGCGGATGCTGGTGGAACGGTTGCCAAGAATAATGCTGTACGTGGAGCGGACTGGATGACTTGTATCTGCTGTGCAACCATTCCGACTATGGAAGCTGCTCTTAAAGCCATCACAGCTGAACGTGGAGATAGAGGTGAAATCCAAATCGAACTTTATGGAGACTGGACTTTTGAACAGGCTCAACTCTGGCTTGATGCGGGAATTTCCCAAGCAATCTATCACCAATCTCGTGATGCCCTGCTTGCTGGGGAAACTTGGGGCGAAAAAGATCTAAACAAGGTCAAAAAATTGATTGATATGGGCTTCCGTGTGTCTGTTACGGGAGGACTGGATGTGGACACACTCAAACTCTTTGAAGGAGTGGATGTCTTTACCTTTATCGCAGGTCGCGGAATTACCGAGGCAGCAGATCCAGCAGGCGCAGCACGTGCCTTTAAGGACGAAATCAAACGAATTTGGGGGTAA
- a CDS encoding BglG family transcription antiterminator, translated as MVLDKTSCELLMYLLDQESPKTIMTISKDLGQSRRKVYYHVDKINDALGNPEHHLVSLPRIGIYLTEEQRLACQQLLSEVDSYDYVMSGEERMQMMLFWIGISKERITVEKLMELTEVSRNTVLNDLNTIRYQLSLEQYQVTLQVSKSQGYYLSAHPLNKIQHLQSLLYHIFMEGNGAFVTILEDKIKDRFQGELLLSRQMHQFLKEQVPLVEQDLGKKINHHEVTFMLRVLPYLLLSCDNITRHQEKHQDIDQDFSLIRKRIEYRVSERLSERLFETFEISLSELEISLLAILLLSYRKDRDVHAESEDFHQLKVTLEEFIWHFESQTKMEIENKEDLLRNLLIHCKALLFRKTYGIFSKNPLTKQIRSKYSELFIITKKCAEILEEAWLVRLTDDEIAYLTIHVGGFLKYTPSSQNATKKIYLVCDEGVGVSKLLLKQCRFYLPNEQIGAVFTTEQFKSVEDIALVDLVITTNDELESRFPVLKVNPILEAEDILRIVDYLKNKVFRKDGRSFSENLSTIISTYIPDKRAATKLQQEIQSLINQELLIQSFFEEL; from the coding sequence ATGGTATTAGATAAAACGAGTTGTGAGCTATTGATGTACCTCCTGGATCAAGAATCTCCCAAAACGATTATGACCATTTCCAAAGATTTGGGTCAATCAAGGAGAAAGGTCTATTATCACGTTGATAAAATTAATGATGCATTGGGCAATCCTGAACACCACCTTGTTAGCCTTCCTCGTATTGGTATCTACTTAACGGAGGAGCAGAGACTTGCTTGTCAGCAACTTTTATCCGAAGTTGACTCCTACGATTATGTGATGAGCGGGGAAGAACGCATGCAGATGATGTTATTTTGGATTGGAATTTCCAAAGAACGCATCACTGTCGAAAAACTGATGGAATTAACAGAAGTTTCGCGGAACACCGTTTTGAATGATCTCAATACCATCCGTTACCAGTTAAGCCTAGAACAGTATCAGGTAACCCTGCAAGTAAGTAAATCACAAGGTTATTATCTTAGCGCCCACCCCTTAAATAAAATTCAGCATCTTCAATCGCTCTTATACCATATCTTTATGGAAGGAAATGGAGCTTTTGTTACCATTCTTGAAGATAAGATAAAGGATAGATTCCAAGGAGAGTTGCTTTTGTCTAGACAAATGCATCAATTTCTCAAGGAGCAAGTCCCTCTGGTTGAACAGGATTTAGGGAAAAAAATAAATCATCATGAAGTGACCTTTATGTTGCGAGTGCTTCCTTATCTGCTTTTAAGTTGTGATAATATCACGCGTCATCAAGAAAAGCATCAGGATATTGATCAAGATTTTTCCTTGATTCGTAAGAGAATAGAGTACAGAGTATCTGAAAGGCTGAGTGAGCGCCTTTTTGAGACATTTGAAATTTCTTTATCGGAACTCGAAATTTCTCTGTTGGCCATTCTCCTTTTATCCTATAGAAAGGATAGAGACGTCCATGCGGAAAGCGAAGACTTTCACCAGCTGAAAGTCACTTTAGAGGAATTTATTTGGCATTTTGAATCACAAACCAAGATGGAAATCGAAAACAAGGAAGACTTGTTACGTAACCTGCTGATTCACTGTAAGGCTTTGTTGTTTAGAAAGACCTATGGCATCTTTTCTAAAAATCCTCTTACTAAGCAAATCCGTTCCAAGTACAGCGAGCTCTTTATCATCACCAAAAAATGTGCCGAGATTTTGGAGGAAGCCTGGCTTGTACGCTTGACGGACGATGAGATTGCTTATCTGACGATTCACGTTGGTGGATTTTTGAAATACACTCCATCCTCGCAGAATGCCACCAAAAAAATTTATCTGGTTTGTGACGAAGGAGTAGGGGTTTCTAAACTGTTGCTCAAACAATGTCGTTTCTATCTTCCCAACGAACAAATCGGGGCAGTTTTCACAACAGAACAGTTTAAAAGTGTTGAGGATATTGCCTTGGTGGATTTGGTGATTACAACAAATGATGAACTAGAGAGTCGCTTCCCTGTCTTAAAGGTCAATCCTATCTTGGAGGCAGAGGATATCTTGCGTATAGTTGATTATCTGAAAAACAAGGTTTTTCGAAAAGACGGCAGAAGTTTCAGCGAAAATTTATCAACCATTATTTCAACTTATATACCGGATAAGCGTGCCGCAACGAAACTGCAGCAGGAGATTCAAAGTCTGATAAATCAAGAATTACTTATCCAGTCCTTTTTTGAAGAGTTATAA
- a CDS encoding PTS sugar transporter subunit IIB, with protein MVKVLAACGNGMGSSMVIKMKVENALRKLNQTDFTVNSCSVGEAKSLAAGYDIVIASLHLIQELEGRTNGKLIGLDNLMDDKEITEKLSQAL; from the coding sequence ATGGTTAAAGTATTAGCAGCATGTGGAAATGGTATGGGTTCATCAATGGTTATCAAGATGAAGGTGGAAAATGCGCTCCGCAAGCTAAACCAAACAGACTTTACAGTAAACTCATGCAGTGTCGGCGAAGCTAAAAGTTTGGCAGCTGGCTATGATATCGTTATCGCCTCTCTTCACCTGATCCAAGAATTGGAAGGGAGAACAAATGGGAAGTTAATTGGGCTTGACAACTTGATGGATGATAAAGAAATCACTGAAAAACTCAGTCAGGCACTATAG